The following proteins are encoded in a genomic region of Xanthomonas citri pv. mangiferaeindicae:
- a CDS encoding kinase yields the protein MKTPQGLQALIDDGVIDAVVRPLKSGKEAAVYVVRSGDEVRCAKVYKDMAQRSFQQRVQYQEGRKVRGSREARAIGKASKYGRKQQETAWKNTEVDALYQLRAAGVRVPEPFGYLHGVLVMELVTDADGFSAPRLGEVALDAEQARDYHRALVREVVRMLCCGLIHGDLSPYNVLVDAHGPVVIDFPQVVSAAGNNAARTMLLRDVNNLTAYLGRSAPELLDTWYGEEMWALFEAGALAPDTVLTGRFTPPAGAVDVDGVRDAIEDARQEALIRQQGREAADAND from the coding sequence GTGAAGACCCCCCAAGGCCTGCAGGCACTGATCGACGATGGCGTGATCGACGCCGTCGTACGCCCGCTCAAGAGCGGCAAGGAAGCTGCGGTGTACGTCGTGCGCAGCGGCGACGAGGTGCGTTGCGCGAAGGTCTACAAGGACATGGCGCAGCGCAGTTTCCAGCAGCGCGTGCAATACCAGGAAGGTCGCAAGGTGCGCGGCAGCCGCGAGGCGCGCGCGATCGGCAAGGCCAGCAAGTACGGGCGCAAGCAGCAGGAAACCGCCTGGAAGAACACCGAGGTCGACGCGCTGTACCAACTGCGCGCCGCCGGCGTGCGCGTGCCCGAGCCGTTCGGCTACCTGCACGGCGTGCTGGTGATGGAACTGGTGACCGATGCCGACGGCTTCTCGGCACCCAGGCTGGGCGAAGTCGCGCTCGACGCCGAGCAGGCCCGCGACTATCACCGCGCGCTGGTGCGCGAAGTGGTGCGGATGCTGTGCTGCGGACTGATCCACGGCGACCTGTCGCCGTACAACGTGCTGGTCGATGCGCACGGGCCGGTGGTGATCGATTTCCCGCAGGTGGTCAGCGCGGCGGGCAACAACGCCGCACGCACAATGCTGCTGCGCGACGTCAACAACCTCACCGCGTACCTCGGGCGCTCGGCGCCCGAACTGCTCGATACCTGGTACGGCGAGGAGATGTGGGCGCTGTTCGAGGCCGGTGCGCTGGCCCCCGATACCGTGTTGACCGGGCGTTTCACGCCGCCGGCCGGTGCGGTGGATGTCGACGGCGTGCGCGATGCGATCGAGGACGCCCGGCAGGAAGCGCTGATCCGTCAGCAGGGCCGAGAAGCCGCGGACGCGAACGACTAG
- a CDS encoding RNA-binding protein: MPDPVRLAHRVAELFTLSRSEAEQVIRNGWVSVDGVVVEAPQHRVTVEHVVLDPAARVEAVEPATLLLHKPAGIDAIDGPRPAVALATPDARWADDPSGVRLLQRHFHRLTPLVPLDTEASGLMVLTQDGRVWRRLTEDADQIEHEYIVEVAGTLGPYGLGQLAHGIQIDGRTLPACKVSWQNETRLRFAIKGVRNGQLRAMCAQVGLDVVSIRRLRIGRIALGKGPDGAMPPGAWRYLPVGEKF, translated from the coding sequence ATGCCTGATCCCGTCCGTCTCGCCCATCGCGTCGCCGAGCTGTTCACGCTGTCCCGCAGCGAGGCCGAACAGGTCATCCGCAACGGCTGGGTGTCGGTGGACGGCGTCGTGGTCGAGGCGCCGCAACATCGCGTCACCGTCGAGCATGTCGTGCTCGACCCGGCGGCCCGCGTGGAAGCGGTGGAGCCGGCCACGCTGCTGCTGCACAAGCCGGCCGGCATCGATGCGATCGACGGACCACGACCGGCCGTCGCGCTGGCGACGCCCGACGCGCGCTGGGCCGACGACCCGAGCGGTGTACGCCTGCTCCAGCGCCATTTTCATCGTCTGACGCCCTTGGTGCCGCTCGACACCGAGGCCAGCGGGCTGATGGTGCTGACCCAGGATGGCCGGGTCTGGCGCCGGCTGACCGAGGACGCCGACCAGATCGAGCACGAGTACATCGTCGAGGTCGCCGGCACGCTGGGGCCTTACGGCCTGGGCCAGCTCGCGCACGGCATCCAGATCGACGGTCGCACACTGCCTGCCTGCAAGGTCAGCTGGCAGAACGAGACCCGGCTGCGCTTTGCGATCAAGGGCGTGCGCAATGGCCAGTTGCGCGCGATGTGCGCGCAGGTCGGCCTGGACGTGGTGTCGATCCGCCGCCTGCGCATCGGTCGCATCGCGCTGGGCAAAGGCCCGGACGGGGCGATGCCGCCCGGCGCCTGGCGCTACCTGCCGGTCGGCGAGAAGTTCTGA
- a CDS encoding AraC family transcriptional regulator — protein sequence MTALLDLVRRHADAHAPGGGIAATPIPGLSTVHALAPSGLAHDIQRPLACLVLQGAKEVTMGTRTFAFAAGDTLVIAADLPTQSRIVQASAAAPYCSLVMEIDPAVVADLVADMDAAPDPGAAPIGVEPTDAELAEAALQLMRLLARPAALPVLQAQHVREMHYWLLAGRHGAAIRRLAWPSGSAQRVARAVAALRAGYDRPLPVERLAAMSDMSVSAFHAHFRAATSLTPLQFQKRLRLIEARRRMLAEGVPAGIAAHGVGYASVPQFTREYARMFGQPPVREIDAARQRAQLR from the coding sequence ATGACCGCATTGCTCGATCTGGTCCGCCGCCATGCGGACGCCCACGCACCAGGCGGCGGCATTGCCGCGACCCCGATCCCCGGACTGTCGACGGTGCACGCGCTGGCACCGAGCGGGCTGGCCCACGACATCCAGCGTCCGCTGGCCTGCCTGGTGCTGCAGGGCGCCAAGGAGGTGACGATGGGGACGCGCACGTTCGCGTTCGCCGCCGGCGACACACTGGTGATCGCGGCTGATCTGCCGACGCAGAGCCGGATCGTGCAGGCCAGCGCCGCGGCGCCGTACTGCTCGCTGGTGATGGAGATCGATCCGGCCGTGGTGGCCGATCTGGTCGCCGACATGGATGCCGCGCCGGATCCGGGCGCAGCGCCGATCGGGGTGGAGCCGACCGATGCCGAGCTCGCCGAGGCGGCGCTGCAGTTGATGCGGCTGCTCGCCCGCCCGGCGGCGCTGCCGGTGCTGCAGGCCCAGCATGTGCGCGAGATGCATTACTGGCTGTTGGCCGGGCGGCATGGGGCGGCGATCCGGCGGCTGGCATGGCCCAGTGGCAGTGCGCAGCGAGTGGCGCGTGCGGTGGCGGCATTGCGTGCCGGCTACGACCGGCCGTTGCCGGTGGAGCGGCTGGCGGCGATGTCCGACATGAGCGTGTCGGCGTTCCATGCGCATTTCCGCGCGGCGACGTCGCTCACGCCGTTGCAGTTCCAGAAGCGGCTGCGGCTGATCGAAGCGCGTCGCCGCATGCTGGCCGAGGGCGTTCCCGCGGGCATCGCCGCGCATGGTGTGGGCTATGCGAGCGTGCCGCAGTTCACCCGCGAGTACGCGCGGATGTTTGGCCAGCCACCGGTGCGCGAGATCGACGCGGCGCGACAACGGGCGCAACTGCGATGA
- a CDS encoding glycosyl hydrolase produces the protein MVSFACAARRRRLSTAVMLLIAAACPALATVPTPVADDCARPAAVCETAVPGALPLIVEGRPLPVLVDATDDPGVLRAAGDLRADLAAVAGTDAPKAATPLAIIAGTLGHSPRIDRIVRERGLDVSGVAGTWEGHLLQVVDAPEPGIDRALVIAGADRRGTIFGLYELSRRIGVSPWTWWADVPAPHRAALHIAPGRFVDAPAVRYRGIFINDEDPALGGWMQATYGGPNHRFYERVFTLILRHKGNFLWPAMWGRAFYDDDPRNAALAHEMGVVVGTSHHEPMMRAHVEWSRHGAGPWDYAKNAERLRDFWRAGITRMGGHENVVTLGMRGDGDEPMAEGTAIALLERIVADQRQILANVTGRPPQDTPQVWALYKEVQDYFDAGMRVPDDVTLLFADDNWGNLRRLPAPGDRRAGGYGVYYHFDYVGGPRNYKWLNTTQIERVWEQMRLAYAHGVDRLWVVNVGDIKPMELPIGFFLDQAWNPDAMTRDALAAYPAAWAAQQFGTAHASEIGEILTRYTQYNARRKPELVSADTWSLLHFGEAERVLAEWDALVAQTERVGAALPAAQRDAWYQLVAYPVLASANLNRFHIAVARNRLYADQGRASTNAWADEATRLFARDAELARIYEQDIAGGKWVHMMSQPRIGYTHWQMPDRNVLPALARIDVRERGTMGVAVEGDPRGWPVPAEIARLPMLDPQATRAPELVVFNRGAAPFRYTATSSAAWLQVTPAAAEVTDAQPLRIEVDWQAVPTGTQVAYLDLLGSDRTEVRVVVPVTRPASTGPMTGFVESGGVVAIEAGDYTRAVAPDGLAWETIPHLGRSRAGVTTVPVTAASSEPGRGGAWLEYPVHLQTAGEVEVRVVLSPTLDYAHRGGQRLAVSFDTAAPQLLTMRLDPTPGHPDFLAWQRAVADSVYVATSHHRVEAGAQTLRLWRVDPAVVVQRIEIVRDGVPATLLGPPASVPR, from the coding sequence ATGGTGTCGTTCGCGTGCGCAGCGCGCAGAAGGCGGCTGTCCACAGCGGTCATGCTGCTGATCGCCGCGGCCTGCCCGGCGCTGGCCACCGTGCCGACGCCAGTCGCCGACGACTGTGCGCGACCGGCCGCAGTCTGCGAGACAGCGGTGCCCGGCGCCTTGCCACTGATCGTCGAGGGTCGGCCGTTGCCGGTGCTGGTCGATGCGACCGACGATCCAGGCGTACTGCGCGCCGCCGGCGATCTGCGCGCCGACTTGGCCGCGGTCGCCGGTACGGATGCGCCCAAGGCCGCGACGCCGCTGGCGATCATCGCCGGCACGCTTGGCCACAGCCCGCGCATCGACCGCATCGTGCGCGAGCGCGGCCTCGACGTCTCCGGCGTCGCCGGCACCTGGGAAGGCCACCTGTTACAGGTGGTCGATGCCCCGGAACCGGGCATCGATCGGGCGCTGGTGATCGCGGGTGCCGACAGGCGTGGCACGATCTTCGGTCTTTACGAACTCTCGCGCCGCATCGGGGTGTCGCCGTGGACCTGGTGGGCCGATGTGCCGGCGCCGCATCGCGCCGCGCTGCACATCGCCCCCGGCCGCTTCGTCGACGCACCGGCGGTGCGCTACCGCGGCATCTTCATCAACGACGAGGACCCCGCGCTCGGCGGCTGGATGCAGGCGACCTATGGCGGCCCGAACCATCGTTTCTACGAACGCGTGTTCACCCTGATCCTGCGCCACAAGGGCAATTTCCTGTGGCCGGCGATGTGGGGCCGTGCGTTCTACGACGACGATCCGCGCAACGCCGCGCTCGCCCACGAGATGGGCGTGGTCGTGGGCACCAGCCACCACGAGCCGATGATGCGCGCGCACGTCGAATGGTCGCGCCATGGCGCGGGGCCCTGGGACTACGCCAAGAACGCCGAGCGCCTGCGCGACTTCTGGCGCGCCGGCATCACGCGCATGGGCGGCCACGAGAACGTCGTGACGCTGGGCATGCGCGGCGACGGTGACGAACCGATGGCCGAGGGCACGGCGATCGCGCTGCTCGAGCGCATCGTCGCCGACCAGCGGCAGATCCTCGCCAACGTCACTGGCCGCCCGCCGCAGGACACTCCGCAGGTCTGGGCGTTGTACAAGGAAGTGCAGGACTACTTCGATGCCGGCATGCGGGTGCCCGACGACGTCACGCTGCTGTTCGCCGACGACAACTGGGGCAACCTGCGCCGGCTGCCCGCGCCCGGCGACCGTCGCGCCGGTGGCTATGGCGTCTATTACCACTTCGACTACGTCGGCGGGCCGCGCAACTACAAGTGGCTCAACACCACCCAGATCGAGCGTGTCTGGGAGCAGATGCGCCTGGCCTATGCGCACGGCGTCGACCGGCTGTGGGTGGTCAATGTCGGCGACATCAAACCGATGGAGCTGCCGATCGGCTTCTTCCTCGACCAGGCCTGGAACCCCGACGCGATGACCCGCGACGCGCTGGCGGCCTATCCCGCCGCCTGGGCCGCGCAGCAGTTCGGTACTGCCCACGCCAGCGAGATCGGCGAGATCCTGACCCGCTACACACAGTACAACGCACGCCGCAAGCCCGAGCTGGTGTCGGCCGACACCTGGAGCCTGCTGCATTTCGGCGAGGCCGAGCGCGTGCTGGCCGAATGGGACGCGCTGGTCGCGCAGACCGAGCGCGTCGGCGCTGCTCTGCCGGCTGCGCAGCGCGACGCCTGGTACCAGTTGGTCGCCTACCCGGTGCTGGCGAGCGCCAACCTCAATCGCTTCCACATCGCGGTCGCGCGCAACCGGCTGTACGCCGACCAGGGCCGCGCGTCGACGAATGCCTGGGCGGACGAGGCGACGCGCCTGTTCGCGCGCGACGCGGAGCTTGCGCGCATCTACGAGCAGGACATCGCCGGCGGCAAGTGGGTGCACATGATGTCGCAGCCGCGCATCGGCTACACCCACTGGCAGATGCCCGACCGCAACGTGCTGCCGGCGCTGGCGCGCATCGATGTGCGCGAGCGCGGCACGATGGGCGTCGCGGTCGAGGGCGATCCGCGCGGTTGGCCGGTGCCGGCCGAGATCGCCCGGCTGCCAATGCTCGATCCCCAGGCCACGCGCGCCCCCGAGCTCGTCGTGTTCAACCGGGGCGCGGCGCCGTTCCGCTACACCGCCACCTCATCGGCAGCCTGGCTGCAGGTGACGCCAGCCGCTGCCGAGGTCACCGACGCCCAGCCGCTGCGCATCGAGGTCGACTGGCAGGCGGTGCCCACCGGGACGCAGGTTGCCTATCTCGACCTGCTCGGCAGCGACCGCACCGAAGTGCGTGTGGTGGTGCCCGTGACCCGGCCGGCATCGACCGGGCCGATGACAGGCTTCGTCGAGAGTGGCGGGGTCGTCGCGATCGAGGCTGGCGACTACACGCGCGCCGTGGCGCCCGACGGCCTGGCCTGGGAGACCATTCCGCACCTGGGCCGCAGCCGCGCGGGCGTGACCACGGTGCCGGTCACCGCCGCATCCAGCGAACCCGGCCGCGGTGGCGCGTGGCTGGAGTATCCGGTGCATCTGCAGACCGCCGGCGAGGTCGAGGTCCGCGTGGTGCTGTCGCCCACCCTCGACTACGCGCATCGCGGCGGCCAGCGCCTCGCGGTGTCGTTCGACACCGCCGCGCCGCAATTGCTGACCATGCGTTTGGACCCGACGCCCGGCCATCCGGACTTCCTGGCCTGGCAACGTGCGGTCGCCGACAGCGTGTACGTCGCCACGTCGCACCACCGCGTCGAGGCCGGTGCGCAGACGCTGCGTCTGTGGCGCGTCGATCCGGCCGTGGTCGTGCAGCGCATCGAGATCGTCCGCGACGGCGTGCCTGCGACCTTGCTCGGACCGCCGGCGAGTGTGCCGCGTTGA
- a CDS encoding glucuronate isomerase — MTAHPPLALHPDRLFSPEPTQRAIARRLYAQIAGLPIVSPHGHTDPAWFATDAPFDNATELLLVPDHYVFRMLHSQGVDLDALGIPRADGSRAAVDPRAAWRLLAERFHLFRGTPSALWLDHVFFEVFGLRVRLSEATADLYYDTITDALATPAFRPRALFERFGIEVIATTESPLDPLDHHAAIRASGWTGRVITAYRPDAVIDPEHEQFHDALARFGALTGEDVRDWAGYLRAHRTRRAFFAGMGATSTDHGHPSCATADLPLGEARRLFETVVRGEATPAQAELFRAQMLTEMARMSLDDGLVMQIHPGCFRNHNRALFEGYGRDKGADIPLRTEYVRALKPLLDVAGNAPDFRLILFTLDESTYARELAPLAGHWPCLSLGPAWWFHDAPEGMWRFREQTLSSAGFYNTVGFNDDTRAFLSIPARHDVARRVDCAFLAKLVAEHRLDEDAAAEVAVDLAYRLPKQAYRL, encoded by the coding sequence ATGACGGCCCATCCCCCACTCGCCCTTCATCCCGATCGCCTGTTCTCGCCGGAGCCGACCCAGCGTGCGATCGCGCGTCGGCTGTACGCACAGATCGCCGGGCTGCCGATCGTCAGCCCGCACGGCCACACCGATCCGGCGTGGTTCGCGACCGACGCGCCCTTCGACAATGCGACCGAACTGTTGCTGGTGCCCGATCACTACGTGTTCCGGATGCTCCACAGCCAGGGCGTGGACCTCGACGCGCTCGGCATTCCGCGTGCCGACGGCTCGCGCGCAGCGGTCGACCCGCGCGCCGCCTGGCGCCTGCTCGCCGAGCGCTTCCACCTGTTCCGCGGCACGCCGTCCGCGCTGTGGCTCGATCATGTCTTCTTCGAGGTCTTCGGCCTGCGCGTGCGGCTATCCGAGGCGACCGCTGATCTCTACTACGACACCATCACCGACGCGCTGGCGACGCCGGCGTTCAGGCCGCGCGCACTGTTCGAACGTTTCGGCATCGAGGTCATCGCGACCACGGAGTCTCCGCTCGACCCGCTCGACCATCATGCCGCGATCCGTGCCAGCGGCTGGACTGGCCGCGTGATCACCGCCTATCGCCCGGACGCGGTGATCGACCCGGAGCACGAACAGTTCCACGACGCACTGGCGCGCTTCGGCGCACTGACCGGCGAGGACGTGCGCGATTGGGCCGGTTACCTGCGCGCCCACCGCACGCGCCGGGCGTTCTTCGCCGGCATGGGGGCGACCTCGACCGACCACGGCCACCCGAGCTGTGCGACCGCCGACCTGCCGCTGGGCGAGGCGCGCCGCCTGTTCGAAACCGTCGTCCGCGGCGAAGCCACGCCGGCACAGGCCGAACTGTTCCGCGCACAGATGCTGACCGAGATGGCACGCATGAGTCTGGACGACGGCCTGGTCATGCAGATCCATCCAGGGTGCTTCCGTAACCACAACCGCGCCCTGTTCGAGGGCTATGGCCGTGACAAGGGCGCCGACATTCCCTTGCGCACCGAGTACGTGCGCGCGCTCAAGCCGCTGCTCGACGTCGCCGGCAACGCACCCGACTTCCGGCTGATCCTGTTCACGCTCGACGAGAGCACCTACGCACGCGAGCTCGCGCCGCTGGCCGGCCACTGGCCGTGCCTGTCGCTGGGCCCGGCGTGGTGGTTCCACGATGCTCCGGAGGGCATGTGGCGCTTCCGCGAACAGACGCTCAGCAGCGCAGGCTTCTACAACACCGTCGGCTTCAACGACGACACCCGCGCGTTTCTGTCGATCCCGGCCCGCCACGATGTCGCCCGCCGGGTGGACTGCGCGTTCCTGGCCAAACTGGTCGCCGAGCACCGTCTGGACGAAGACGCGGCGGCCGAGGTCGCGGTCGATCTCGCCTATCGCCTGCCCAAACAGGCGTATCGGCTGTGA
- a CDS encoding endo-1,4-beta-xylanase, with product MPVSTPCRLRLTTALLVLSAAALALPPSTAQAATAAPLQAQPPATLKSAYAGAFRIGTAINDDIVAGRDARSQALVPLHFDAITAENVMKAEVLHPAPDTWDFAAADAFVDFGQRHGQFIVGHTLVWHNQTPDWFFQDAAGAPLAPDAMASRLRDYVATVAGRYVGRVHAWDVVNEIVGEDGAYRDTVWTRALGDGDTVVREAFAAAARAAPDAELYYNDFNTWRPTKRAGIVLLVTMLQDAGIRIDGVGMQAHWGLHYPSLEDIEASIDAYAALGVKVMITELDIDVLPLTREGQVIGTGLTHPQFQLEEFERYLDPYPDGLPADVERQLAQRYAELFALFHRKRDVIDRVTVWGVHDGMSWKNDYPVPNRTNYPLLFDRDRRPKPALDAVLAVPETTTR from the coding sequence ATGCCCGTATCCACGCCCTGCCGCCTGCGCCTGACGACCGCGCTGCTCGTGTTATCGGCCGCCGCCCTCGCCCTGCCACCCTCCACCGCGCAGGCCGCGACGGCCGCACCGCTACAGGCGCAGCCGCCGGCCACGCTCAAAAGCGCCTATGCCGGCGCATTCCGGATCGGCACCGCGATCAACGACGACATCGTCGCCGGCCGCGACGCGCGCTCGCAGGCCCTGGTGCCGCTGCACTTCGATGCGATCACCGCCGAGAACGTCATGAAGGCCGAGGTGCTGCATCCCGCGCCGGATACCTGGGATTTCGCCGCGGCCGACGCCTTCGTCGACTTCGGCCAGCGCCACGGCCAGTTCATCGTCGGCCACACCCTGGTCTGGCACAACCAGACGCCCGACTGGTTCTTCCAGGACGCCGCCGGCGCCCCGCTCGCGCCCGACGCGATGGCATCGCGCCTGCGCGACTACGTCGCCACGGTCGCCGGCCGCTATGTGGGACGCGTGCACGCCTGGGATGTCGTCAACGAGATCGTCGGCGAGGACGGTGCGTATCGCGACACTGTCTGGACACGTGCGCTTGGCGACGGCGACACCGTCGTGCGCGAAGCCTTCGCCGCCGCGGCGCGCGCCGCCCCCGACGCCGAGCTCTACTACAACGATTTCAACACCTGGCGCCCGACCAAGCGCGCCGGCATCGTGCTCCTGGTGACGATGTTGCAGGATGCCGGCATCCGCATCGACGGCGTCGGCATGCAGGCACACTGGGGGCTGCACTACCCGTCGCTGGAGGACATCGAAGCCTCGATCGACGCCTACGCCGCGCTCGGGGTCAAGGTCATGATCACCGAGCTCGACATCGACGTGCTGCCGCTCACGCGCGAGGGCCAGGTGATCGGCACCGGGCTGACGCACCCGCAGTTCCAGCTGGAAGAGTTCGAGCGCTACCTCGACCCCTACCCCGATGGTCTGCCTGCCGATGTCGAGCGTCAGCTCGCGCAACGCTATGCCGAGCTGTTCGCGCTGTTCCATCGCAAGCGCGACGTCATCGACCGCGTCACCGTCTGGGGGGTGCACGACGGTATGTCGTGGAAGAACGACTACCCCGTGCCCAACCGCACCAACTATCCACTGTTGTTCGACCGCGATCGTCGGCCCAAACCCGCGCTCGACGCGGTGCTGGCGGTGCCAGAGACGACGACGCGCTAG
- a CDS encoding NAD-dependent dehydratase, which yields MRVLLVGATGLVGRHVLAQALADPRVAAVIAPVRGHLPAHPKLQAPQVDFERLPDDAPWWRVDAVICTLGTTIRKAGSQAVFYRVDHDYPLGVARLAQAHGARAFALNSALGADPASRVFYNRVKGELERDLSALGFESLTFVRPGLIGGTRDEFRLGERVAGVVLGALGPLLPPRWRINTAPRIAAALLDAVIDASPGVHVVGSERLG from the coding sequence GTGCGGGTGTTGCTGGTCGGTGCGACGGGCCTGGTCGGGCGCCATGTGCTGGCCCAGGCCTTGGCCGACCCGCGTGTGGCGGCGGTGATCGCGCCGGTACGCGGCCACCTGCCAGCGCACCCGAAACTGCAGGCGCCGCAGGTGGACTTCGAGCGCCTGCCCGACGATGCCCCGTGGTGGCGAGTCGATGCGGTGATCTGCACGCTGGGCACGACGATCCGCAAGGCCGGTTCGCAGGCGGTCTTCTACCGGGTCGACCACGACTATCCGCTGGGGGTGGCGCGCCTGGCGCAGGCACATGGCGCGCGGGCGTTTGCGTTGAATTCGGCGCTGGGCGCCGATCCGGCGTCGCGCGTGTTCTACAACCGGGTCAAGGGCGAACTGGAACGCGACCTGTCGGCACTCGGCTTCGAGTCGCTGACCTTCGTGCGGCCTGGGCTCATCGGCGGGACGCGCGACGAATTCCGGCTGGGCGAGCGGGTGGCCGGCGTCGTGCTCGGCGCACTCGGTCCGCTGCTGCCACCGCGCTGGCGCATCAACACGGCACCGCGGATCGCGGCTGCGCTGCTGGACGCCGTGATTGACGCCTCGCCGGGTGTGCATGTCGTGGGCTCGGAACGGCTGGGCTGA
- a CDS encoding 1,4-beta-xylanase has protein sequence MLGALVLALAACGERPNAAPAAETAEPASASASASASTALAHGHDKFLGGAYSPPQAPGFTDYWNKITPENGGKWGEVEAERDVMVWDELDAAWQVAKDHGLPFQMHVMVWGNQQPEWIKTLPPDEQRAEIEQWFAAVAARYPGIDFVEVVNEPLHDPPSKDDEGGGHYIEALGGDGESGWDWILESFRLARRHFPDSKLMINEYSVTNDPEATRRYLEIVRLLQAEELVDAIGVQGHAFSTTTDTAIEVHRRNLDALGATELPVYVTELDIDGPDDATQLRDMQRIFPMFWEHPAVEGVTMWGFRRGLWRDAQGAYLVREDGSERPALTWLRRYLRGEAE, from the coding sequence TTGCTCGGCGCGCTCGTCCTTGCCCTCGCCGCCTGCGGCGAGCGCCCGAATGCCGCGCCAGCCGCCGAGACCGCCGAACCGGCCTCAGCCTCGGCCTCAGCCTCCGCGTCCACGGCGCTGGCCCACGGTCACGACAAATTCCTCGGCGGCGCCTACAGCCCGCCACAGGCGCCGGGCTTCACCGACTACTGGAACAAGATCACGCCGGAGAACGGCGGCAAATGGGGCGAGGTCGAGGCCGAACGCGACGTGATGGTCTGGGACGAGCTCGATGCCGCCTGGCAGGTCGCAAAGGACCACGGCCTGCCGTTTCAGATGCATGTGATGGTGTGGGGCAACCAGCAGCCGGAGTGGATCAAGACCCTGCCGCCCGACGAGCAGCGCGCCGAGATCGAGCAGTGGTTCGCCGCCGTCGCCGCGCGCTATCCGGGCATCGATTTCGTCGAGGTCGTGAACGAGCCGCTGCACGACCCGCCGTCCAAGGACGACGAAGGCGGCGGCCACTACATCGAAGCGCTGGGCGGCGACGGCGAGAGCGGCTGGGACTGGATCCTCGAATCGTTCCGACTTGCGCGCCGGCACTTCCCCGATTCCAAGCTGATGATCAACGAGTACAGCGTGACCAATGATCCCGAGGCCACCCGGCGCTATCTCGAGATCGTGCGGCTGCTGCAGGCCGAGGAGCTGGTCGATGCGATCGGCGTGCAAGGCCATGCGTTCTCGACCACGACCGACACCGCGATCGAGGTGCACCGCCGCAACCTCGATGCGCTCGGCGCGACCGAGCTGCCGGTCTATGTCACCGAACTCGACATCGACGGGCCCGACGACGCGACCCAGTTGCGCGACATGCAGCGCATCTTCCCGATGTTCTGGGAGCACCCTGCAGTCGAGGGCGTCACCATGTGGGGGTTCCGACGCGGCCTGTGGCGCGACGCGCAAGGCGCCTATCTGGTCCGCGAGGACGGCAGCGAGCGGCCGGCGCTGACTTGGCTGCGCCGCTACCTGCGCGGCGAGGCGGAATGA
- a CDS encoding gluconolactonase — protein sequence MACAAACPPLLAACAAPTPSADADTDGASTLGRLTRWHADFDAVVAADARIERLADGFTWSEGPTWIADGGYLLFTDVPENRMHRWSEADGVSVYLEPSGYDGPDTGELREAGANGLLAEPGGSVLLADSGNRLVARLDLVTRRKTPLAERFDGKRLNSPNDIARRSDGSVFFTDPPYGLVGMNDSPSKALDFNGVYRIAPDGGLHLLDATVPFPNGIALSPDERTLYVASSDPEAPLWYAYALDADGTVSGRRVFADASDLMADDAPGLPDGMTVAADGTVFATGPGGVLVFAPDGTRLGRIETGGAISNCTFGDDGRTLYMTSDDILARVRVQTIGPGFTR from the coding sequence ATGGCCTGCGCTGCTGCTTGTCCTCCCCTGCTCGCCGCCTGCGCGGCGCCGACGCCATCCGCCGATGCCGACACCGATGGGGCGTCGACGCTCGGTCGATTGACCCGCTGGCACGCCGATTTCGATGCGGTCGTCGCGGCGGATGCGCGCATCGAGCGCCTCGCCGATGGTTTCACCTGGTCCGAGGGGCCGACATGGATCGCCGACGGCGGCTATCTGCTGTTCACTGACGTGCCCGAGAACCGCATGCACCGCTGGTCCGAGGCCGATGGTGTCTCGGTGTACCTCGAACCGTCCGGCTACGACGGTCCCGACACCGGCGAACTGCGCGAGGCCGGCGCCAACGGCTTGCTGGCCGAGCCCGGCGGCAGCGTGCTGCTGGCCGACTCGGGCAATCGGCTGGTCGCACGCTTGGACCTCGTGACCCGGCGCAAGACCCCGCTTGCCGAACGCTTCGACGGCAAGCGCCTGAACAGCCCGAACGACATCGCCCGGCGCAGCGACGGCAGCGTGTTCTTCACCGACCCGCCCTACGGCCTGGTGGGCATGAACGATTCGCCCTCCAAGGCACTCGATTTCAACGGCGTCTACCGCATCGCGCCCGACGGTGGCCTGCATCTGCTCGACGCCACCGTGCCCTTCCCCAACGGCATTGCGCTCTCGCCCGACGAACGCACCCTGTATGTCGCCAGCTCAGATCCCGAGGCCCCGCTCTGGTACGCCTACGCGCTGGACGCGGACGGCACGGTGTCCGGGCGCCGCGTGTTCGCCGACGCCAGCGACCTGATGGCCGATGACGCGCCCGGGCTGCCCGACGGCATGACCGTCGCCGCCGACGGTACGGTGTTCGCGACCGGCCCTGGCGGCGTGCTGGTGTTCGCGCCCGACGGCACCCGGCTGGGCCGCATCGAGACCGGCGGCGCGATCTCCAACTGCACCTTCGGCGATGACGGCCGCACGCTGTACATGACCTCCGACGACATCCTCGCGCGCGTGCGCGTGCAGACAATTGGGCCAGGGTTCACGCGCTAG